From a region of the Zingiber officinale cultivar Zhangliang chromosome 4B, Zo_v1.1, whole genome shotgun sequence genome:
- the LOC121975541 gene encoding E3 ubiquitin-protein ligase ATL41-like has product MVIDETKGAETKSMTSAAAASLPLTYWCHECDMSITLLLSQSPLICPGCSRSDLLREMEFNSPQSLPLLLPESDDGGGDESIPLLPPPDPDRSGLYPASAASIDALPSVLICDTDDRSLPSCAVCKDEFSLHSCVRRLPCSHLYHSDCIVPWLSLHNSCPICRSPLPCSDESYGGAGGPVRRQVVSAEGVGDDEAFLLAPNAANDGATVLTAALWRVRRYRLFRPPTSEAMNAALFEMERVYEELADSGETLLSECPLERHGEAMGTRNGSDDTTMIHEISENFA; this is encoded by the coding sequence ATGGTCATAGATGAGACTAAAGGAGCAGAGACAAAGTCCATGACTTCCGCTGCCGCCGCTTCCCTTCCCCTCACCTACTGGTGCCATGAGTGCGACATGAGCatcactctcctcctctctcaATCCCCTCTTATCTGTCCCGGCTGCTCCCGCTCCGATCTCCTTCGAGAAATGGAATTCAACTCTCCCCAGTCCCTTCCCCTCCTCCTACCCGAATCCGATGACGGCGGCGGAGATGAATCGATCCCACTCCTCCCTCCACCCGACCCAGATCGCTCCGGCCTCTATCCCGCCTCAGCCGCTTCCATCGACGCCCTCCCCTCCGTTCTCATCTGCGACACTGACGATAGATCCCTCCCCTCATGCGCTGTTTGTAAGGATGAATTCTCCCTCCACTCTTGCGTTCGCCGCCTGCCTTGCTCCCACCTCTACCACTCTGATTGCATCGTACCTTGGCTTTCCCTTCACAACTCCTGCCCCATCTGCCGCTCGCCACTCCCATGCTCTGATGAATCTTATGGTGGCGCCGGAGGACCGGTCCGCCGCCAGGTTGTCTCTGCGGAGGGTGTTGGAGACGATGAAGCGTTTTTGCTGGCGCCCAATGCGGCCAATGATGGAGCCACAGTGCTGACGGCTGCCCTGTGGCGAGTGAGAAGGTACCGTCTCTTTCGCCCTCCGACATCAGAGGCCATGAACGCGGCTCTTTTTGAGATGGAACGGGTTTACGAAGAGCTGGCTGATAGTGGGGAGACGCTCTTATCAGAGTGCCCATTGGAAAGGCATGGAGAAGCCATGGGAACTAGGAATGGCAGTGATGACACCACCATGATACATGAGATCAGTGAGAATTTTGCTTAG